Genomic DNA from Candidatus Caldatribacterium sp.:
CCTGCACGGCACTCGGAGTGGTTACCGGGCAACCTCTTCGGCGATGGCGCATGCCTCCTCGTATTCCTCTGTGCTTACCGGTTCTGATAGGCCGGGATAGCGGCTCTCGACTGCGTATGGTGTCAAAATAGCGGCACGCTTTATCGTTTCAGGTACCTGTTTCAGACACATGCTTTGCCCGGAGGAGACTTATGAGGGTCGTCTGGAGGTAGGCGTTTTCCGTTCATATACGACTCTCCCTTCCTGGAGAGCAGGCCCGATGATAAGGCCAATAGCGTCCTTATACTTTTCAATGTCCTCCGGAACCACCACAATTACGTCCACCGGGCAGCCGACTCCAAATAGTCTCTCATAGGTTTTCTGTGCCAGCTTTCGGCGTGCGCACCAGGTTTTACCACCAAAAGGTCCAGGTCGCTTCCAGGCTTTATTTCTCCTCTTGCGGCTGAGCCAAAGAGGATAATCCTTTCAGGATCGGCCACCTCAACGATTCGGCGAACTACCTCGGCAAGAACATAATCCAAGGCTTTCACATTCATCCTGGTACCCCCAAGAATTCTAACATTCTGCGGGTTCAGCAGGTATCCTGTATCTTCCACCCGTTGCGCCAGGGGGTGACTTTTCCGCTCTGGAGCCACTCCTCAAAAGTTTTTTGCATCCTGGAAAAGGCACCCCTGTCCCAGAGAACGATGCCATGGGCCAGAGCCTCAAGGGAAAGCGTGTGGTATTCAGCGAACATTTGCTGCCATTCGGAGAGACTGTAGGGGAAAACCTCGATGTTTCCCTCCTGAGGAGAGAAGTCCTCCAGTCGGTCGATAAAGCGTTTCCCATCGTCGTAGGTGAGGCCAATCAGGAGATCATAATCACTCCCAACCGACCAGTCTCCACGGGCCATGGAGCCGAAAAGGACTAACAACCTCCTCGGCTTCTTCCAGGGCCTCCTGGGCATCCTCCTTGGAAACTCCCTACCGGAGCCCCGCGGTCGAGGGCGCTGAAGTAACGGGTGGGAAATTGGCTACGAAATCGCTTTTTGAACCAGCTCGTAAATCCTCTCGGCATCACTGCGTGCTTTCCTTGCATCGGCAAGGGTGTACTCTTCGGAGGGAATCCAGTCGGGCGCGCCGTAGAAGGATAGTTCTCTCTCCTTCCTCAGGCGCCGGGAAATCTCCACAATTTCATCCATGGACTCCTTTATGGGGTCTGGGAAGAGCTCAAGGTTTTCCCTAAGGTGCCTACTCACATCATGTACTTTCGGTACATCAAGGCCGACCTCCATGAGCAGGGCCTTGAGTAGAAGCTCCACCACCTCCTGCGATTCTCTCACCACATCGGGGTAATCGCCTTCGTCCTCAAGGATTTTGAGGATTTTCAGACGTTTCTCTGCCCGGTTGAGGTAATCCCTCACCAATCTTTTCATAGTCTATCCTCCAGTAGGTTTGGTCGCCTGCTTTGAGCTCTTTAATAGCTCCCTTTGCATGGAGCTCATCTATGGACTTCAAAAGCTCCTTGAAAAAGCCCCTGTCATAGAGAACAATGTGGCAT
This window encodes:
- a CDS encoding HEPN domain-containing protein; its protein translation is MCLKQVPETIKRAAILTPYAVESRYPGLSEPVSTEEYEEACAIAEEVAR
- a CDS encoding nucleotidyltransferase domain-containing protein, which produces MLVLFGSMARGDWSVGSDYDLLIGLTYDDGKRFIDRLEDFSPQEGNIEVFPYSLSEWQQMFAEYHTLSLEALAHGIVLWDRGAFSRMQKTFEEWLQSGKVTPWRNGWKIQDTC
- a CDS encoding HEPN domain-containing protein; protein product: MKRLVRDYLNRAEKRLKILKILEDEGDYPDVVRESQEVVELLLKALLMEVGLDVPKVHDVSRHLRENLELFPDPIKESMDEIVEISRRLRKERELSFYGAPDWIPSEEYTLADARKARSDAERIYELVQKAIS